TATGGAACGCCTCGGATTTGTGGAAAAGAAGGCTTCAGAGGCGGATGGACGTATTGTTTATATAAGGAGCACTCAGGCTGGCAGAGATCTGGTTGGCAAATATGTTGACGAGTATTTTACAGGACTGGGGGAGTCTCTTGTCGATATCACAGATGAAGATGCAGATATTATGATAGCGACCATTGAAAAAATTTATGATGTTATGAGCAAAAGGAGTCAAGACATAAGATGAGTGTACAGGATAAAACAGATTTTACACAGGGAAGTATAATTAGAAAAATGCTCCCATTCATGGGACCGATTCTTGGAGCATTGATACTTCAGGCTGCATATGGTGCGGTTGATCTGCTGGTGGTTGGAAGATTCGGTTCAACGGCGGGACTTTCAGCCGTATCAACAGGCAGCCAGGTGCTCAATCTGGTTACATTTGTGATAACAGCACTTGCTATGGGTGTCACAGTGCTTATTGCCAGATATATAGGCGAAAAGAACATGGATCAGATAGGAGAGCTTCTTGGAGGCGCCACGACCATATTTGCAATACTTGCGGTGGTGCTGGCAGTTGTCATGGTGACGTTTGCAAGACCCTTGTCCGTGTTGATGCAGGCACCGTCTGAGGCGGTCACTCTTACATCATCGTACGTGAGGATATGCGGAGGCGGAATATTTTTCATTATGGCTTACAATGTGCTCACCGCGATATTCAGAGGTTTTGGAGACAGCAAATCACCTCTTATATTTGTGTTTGTGGCATGTATAGTAAATGTTATCGGTGACCTTATTCTGGTTGCGGGATGTCATCTTGACGCTGCGGGTGCAGCCATAGCAACAGTGGTTGCCCAGGCGGTCAGTGTTGTCCTTGCGCTTGTGCTGCTGAAGAAGAAAAAGCTTCCATTTAAGATAGCAAGAAAAGATTTCAGATTAAACAGACAGTGCAGAAGATTGCTCTCGGTTGGACTTCCGCTTGCAATGCAGGAATTTCTCACGCAGATGTCATTTCTAGCGCTGTGTGCATTTATCAATAGACTTGGCCTGGAGGCATCATCCGGATATGGCGTTGCCTGCAAGATAGTCAGCTTTGCCATGCTGGTACCAAGTTCGCTTATGCAGTCTATGGCTTCATTTGTATCGCAGAATGTTGGAGCTGGAAAAGAGGACAGAGCGAGAAAAGCGATGCTTACCGGTATGGGCATAGGACTCTCTGTCGGCGTGGTGGTATTCATTGGCGTGTGGTTCTTTGGTGACAAACTGACATCAATCTTTACCACTGACGCGGCTGTTATACAGAGGGGCTTCGAGTACCTGAGGGGCTTTGCACCTGAGACTATACTTACCGCGGTGCTGTTCAGCATGATAGGATATTTCAATGGACATGAGAAGTCACTATGGGTCATGATACAGGGACTTATCCAGACATTGCTCGTTAGACTGCCTCTTGCCTATTACATGAGTATACAGCCGGATGCGAGCCTTACAAATATAGGACTTGCAGCGCCGATAGCAACATGCGCAGGTATTGTGCTGAATGTCATATTCTATATGGCTATGTCAGAAAATAAGAAAAAAGCGAAAGAACAGAAAGCATAGTTGAAAGTATGCTATACATGGCGAGAAAGCTCAGAGTGGATATTTGTTGTATTGACAAATATCCTTATGCACTATACAATATCGTTATATGATATCGATAAATGATATTGAGAAAGAGAAGTGATATTATGCCAAAGAAAGCTATGGATATTCTGACGGAATCCATGTTTTATGTGCTTATGGCATTCTCAAAAGGCCCGATGTGTGGGATAGATGTGGCAGATTATATAGAGGAGAGAACCGGTGGAAGGGTAAAGATCGGG
This sequence is a window from Coprococcus eutactus. Protein-coding genes within it:
- a CDS encoding MarR family winged helix-turn-helix transcriptional regulator, whose product is MTKEKIKQVMDACYQAKRVRDMMPKLPNEVTPTHIHYLDVITKLELDGAEVKVSDISDELGLPRPGVTKTIKDMERLGFVEKKASEADGRIVYIRSTQAGRDLVGKYVDEYFTGLGESLVDITDEDADIMIATIEKIYDVMSKRSQDIR
- a CDS encoding MATE family efflux transporter, translating into MSVQDKTDFTQGSIIRKMLPFMGPILGALILQAAYGAVDLLVVGRFGSTAGLSAVSTGSQVLNLVTFVITALAMGVTVLIARYIGEKNMDQIGELLGGATTIFAILAVVLAVVMVTFARPLSVLMQAPSEAVTLTSSYVRICGGGIFFIMAYNVLTAIFRGFGDSKSPLIFVFVACIVNVIGDLILVAGCHLDAAGAAIATVVAQAVSVVLALVLLKKKKLPFKIARKDFRLNRQCRRLLSVGLPLAMQEFLTQMSFLALCAFINRLGLEASSGYGVACKIVSFAMLVPSSLMQSMASFVSQNVGAGKEDRARKAMLTGMGIGLSVGVVVFIGVWFFGDKLTSIFTTDAAVIQRGFEYLRGFAPETILTAVLFSMIGYFNGHEKSLWVMIQGLIQTLLVRLPLAYYMSIQPDASLTNIGLAAPIATCAGIVLNVIFYMAMSENKKKAKEQKA